A window of Campylobacter lari subsp. lari contains these coding sequences:
- the nuoD gene encoding NADH dehydrogenase (quinone) subunit D, protein MQISTKLKPYYENISFEREDGTMIVNLGPQHPSAHGNLRLILELDGEEITKAAPCIGYMHRGMEKMAENMIYQEFIPTTDRMDYIAASANNYAYVAAVEKLCGLEIPRRASVIRMILLELNRIASHLLWLATHALDIGAMTVFLYCFREREYVLDLIEKYCGTRLTHSSMRIGGVMLDLPEGFLDELLAFCNKFPNDIKDYEALLDDNRIWRARTENVGVVSKEQALSWGCSGVMLRGSGIAYDVRKEEPYLLYDEVDFGVPVAKMGDSYARYKVYMQEFRESLKILVQCAKLYQDTPPEILCNHPEYVSASKEQIMTQNYSLMQHFVLVTQGLKPPKGEVYVPTESPKGELGFFIHSDGSGRPYRLRARTPSFFHCAFLEEMLVGSYLADAVAILGSINIVLGEIDR, encoded by the coding sequence ATGCAAATTTCTACTAAATTAAAACCTTATTATGAAAATATAAGCTTTGAGCGTGAAGATGGTACTATGATAGTAAATCTTGGTCCCCAACACCCTAGCGCTCATGGAAATTTACGCCTTATTTTAGAGCTTGATGGAGAAGAAATCACCAAGGCTGCTCCTTGTATAGGCTATATGCATCGTGGTATGGAAAAAATGGCTGAAAATATGATCTATCAAGAGTTTATTCCAACTACTGATAGAATGGATTATATCGCAGCTAGTGCAAATAATTATGCCTATGTAGCTGCTGTAGAAAAACTTTGTGGTTTAGAAATTCCACGCAGGGCAAGTGTGATAAGGATGATTTTGCTTGAGTTAAACCGCATTGCTTCGCATTTGCTATGGCTTGCTACACATGCTCTTGATATTGGTGCGATGACAGTATTTTTATACTGCTTTAGAGAGCGTGAATATGTGCTTGATCTAATAGAAAAATATTGTGGGACAAGACTTACACATTCATCTATGAGAATAGGCGGGGTAATGCTTGATTTACCTGAAGGTTTTTTAGATGAACTTTTAGCATTTTGCAATAAATTTCCAAATGATATAAAAGATTATGAAGCCTTGCTTGATGATAATAGAATTTGGCGCGCAAGAACTGAAAATGTAGGAGTGGTAAGTAAAGAACAAGCGCTAAGTTGGGGTTGTAGCGGGGTTATGCTAAGAGGAAGTGGGATTGCTTATGATGTTAGAAAAGAAGAGCCTTATTTGCTTTATGATGAGGTAGATTTTGGCGTGCCTGTGGCTAAAATGGGTGATTCTTATGCAAGATATAAAGTTTATATGCAAGAATTTAGAGAAAGTTTAAAAATTTTAGTTCAATGTGCTAAGCTCTATCAAGATACTCCGCCTGAAATTTTATGCAATCATCCTGAGTATGTAAGTGCTTCAAAAGAGCAAATCATGACACAAAATTATTCGCTTATGCAACATTTTGTCCTAGTAACCCAAGGCTTAAAACCACCAAAAGGAGAGGTGTATGTGCCAACTGAAAGTCCAAAAGGCGAACTTGGGTTTTTTATTCACTCAGATGGTAGCGGTAGGCCATATAGATTAAGAGCTAGAACCCCAAGTTTTTTTCACTGTGCGTTTTTAGAAGAAATGCTTGTAGGATCATATTTGGCTGATGCGGTGGCGATTTTAGGGAGTATTAATATAGTTTTAGGTGAGATAGACCGATGA
- a CDS encoding ATP-binding cassette domain-containing protein has protein sequence MFLEVKNLSKSYKIKKHWYLKEEEIFVFKDVSFSLNQNENLLLCGESGSGKSTLAKILCMLECANTGEVLFENENILNLDFNTQRNLRQKIQYVFQDQKLALNPYKSTKRLLLDVYENFKLKPDFEELFKLFDVFELEKDILNLKPSKLSGGQSQRLGLIRALLLRPKLLILDEITAALDVVTAYKILNYLHSFQKTHDITYIFISHQEKILQDICHKKVFL, from the coding sequence ATGTTTTTAGAAGTTAAAAATTTAAGCAAATCTTATAAAATTAAAAAACACTGGTATTTAAAAGAAGAAGAAATTTTTGTTTTTAAAGATGTGAGCTTTTCTTTAAATCAAAATGAGAATTTATTGCTTTGCGGGGAAAGTGGTAGCGGCAAAAGCACTTTAGCAAAAATTCTTTGTATGCTTGAGTGTGCAAATACTGGAGAAGTTTTGTTTGAAAATGAAAATATATTGAATTTAGATTTTAATACTCAAAGAAATTTACGCCAAAAAATACAATATGTTTTTCAAGATCAAAAACTAGCCCTAAATCCTTATAAAAGCACTAAAAGACTTTTGCTTGATGTGTATGAAAATTTTAAACTTAAGCCCGATTTTGAAGAGCTTTTTAAACTTTTTGATGTTTTTGAACTTGAAAAAGATATTTTAAATTTAAAACCCTCTAAGCTAAGCGGTGGTCAAAGTCAAAGACTAGGTTTGATTAGAGCTTTGCTTTTAAGGCCAAAATTGCTTATTTTAGATGAAATCACAGCAGCGCTTGATGTAGTGACTGCTTATAAAATTTTAAATTACTTACACTCATTTCAAAAAACACACGATATTACCTATATATTTATTTCTCACCAAGAAAAAATCTTACAAGATATATGCCATAAAAAAGTGTTTTTATAA
- a CDS encoding NAD(P)H-quinone oxidoreductase subunit 3: protein MTHATIEHQYFGIFAMLVIASVIFFTLVYISSKIGSKLASHNRKKLGLGIYECGPMASKQPNKINSQFFVFALIFILLDIEVVFLFPWAVIFKDLTAELSNYGLSLFALVEVFVFILLLAIGFLYAYKKGAFAWQSIKK from the coding sequence ATGACGCACGCAACTATAGAGCATCAATACTTTGGCATCTTTGCTATGCTTGTTATCGCAAGTGTTATATTTTTTACTTTAGTGTATATTTCTTCTAAAATAGGCTCAAAACTAGCTTCACACAATAGAAAAAAACTCGGACTTGGAATTTATGAGTGTGGGCCTATGGCTTCTAAACAGCCCAACAAAATCAATTCTCAATTCTTTGTTTTTGCTTTGATTTTTATTTTACTTGATATTGAAGTGGTGTTTTTATTTCCTTGGGCGGTGATTTTTAAAGATTTAACCGCAGAGCTTTCAAATTATGGCTTATCTTTATTTGCCTTAGTGGAAGTATTTGTTTTTATTTTATTACTTGCAATAGGTTTTTTATACGCTTATAAAAAAGGAGCATTCGCATGGCAGAGTATCAAAAAATGA
- a CDS encoding NuoB/complex I 20 kDa subunit family protein, translating into MAEYQKMNNAPVVLTTVDKLVQWGRSNSLWALSYGLACCAIEMMAAGGARYDFDRFGTIFRASPRQSEVMIIAGTLSKKHAEFTRRLYDQMPDPKWVISMGSCANTGGMFNTYSTVQGVDRIIPVDIYVPGCAPRPETFQFALMILQKRIRKEKASRKIAPKRLI; encoded by the coding sequence ATGGCAGAGTATCAAAAAATGAACAATGCACCAGTTGTTTTAACTACGGTTGATAAGTTAGTGCAATGGGGTAGGAGTAATTCTTTATGGGCACTATCTTATGGGCTTGCCTGTTGTGCTATTGAAATGATGGCAGCAGGTGGTGCAAGATATGATTTTGATAGATTTGGAACGATTTTTAGAGCAAGTCCAAGACAATCTGAAGTAATGATTATAGCGGGTACTTTAAGCAAAAAACATGCTGAATTTACAAGAAGACTTTATGATCAAATGCCTGATCCTAAATGGGTTATTTCTATGGGTTCTTGCGCAAATACCGGTGGTATGTTTAATACTTATTCTACTGTTCAAGGGGTAGATAGAATCATTCCTGTTGATATTTATGTACCAGGCTGTGCCCCACGCCCTGAAACTTTTCAATTTGCTTTGATGATTTTGCAAAAAAGAATTCGTAAAGAAAAAGCAAGCAGAAAAATAGCTCCAAAAAGGCTTATATGA
- a CDS encoding ATP-binding cassette domain-containing protein — translation MIEISNLNLSFKDKNLLKDINLNLEDGKTLAIMGKSGSGKSLLLKSMIKLFDKHYKLNAQKFRIDQKDILALKEKELNALRAKVNLLFQDVYGSFYPLVDIGSYFNIVLKTHTNLSTKEIKEKAFYYFECLGLKNHDLLWHSFIYQLSGGMARRVQIALALLSGAEYLLCDEITSSLDRANEEKIIAILKELKVQFKNLIFITHDINLAKELCDEVAIIEDKTLIYQMPMKEFLSNPKGVFAKELLNYFENENVFRS, via the coding sequence ATGATAGAAATTTCAAATTTAAATCTTAGCTTTAAAGATAAAAACTTATTAAAGGATATAAATCTTAATTTAGAAGATGGTAAAACTTTGGCTATCATGGGTAAAAGTGGGTCAGGAAAAAGCTTACTTTTAAAAAGCATGATTAAGCTTTTTGATAAGCATTATAAACTTAATGCACAAAAATTTCGGATAGATCAAAAAGATATCTTAGCTTTAAAAGAAAAAGAACTAAATGCCTTAAGAGCTAAGGTAAATTTACTTTTTCAAGATGTTTATGGGAGCTTTTATCCTCTTGTTGATATAGGAAGTTATTTTAATATAGTTTTAAAAACCCATACTAATTTAAGCACAAAAGAGATTAAAGAAAAGGCATTTTATTATTTTGAGTGTTTAGGACTTAAAAACCATGATCTTTTGTGGCATTCTTTTATATATCAGCTAAGTGGTGGTATGGCAAGACGCGTGCAAATAGCCCTAGCTTTACTAAGTGGGGCTGAGTATTTATTGTGTGATGAGATTACAAGTTCACTTGATAGGGCTAATGAAGAAAAAATCATCGCTATTTTAAAAGAGCTAAAAGTGCAATTTAAAAATCTCATTTTCATTACCCATGATATAAATTTAGCCAAAGAGCTTTGCGATGAGGTGGCTATCATAGAAGATAAAACTTTGATTTATCAAATGCCCATGAAAGAGTTTTTAAGTAATCCAAAAGGTGTTTTTGCTAAAGAATTGTTAAATTATTTTGAGAATGAAAATGTTTTTAGAAGTTAA
- a CDS encoding ABC transporter permease, whose translation MRKICISLIILSIFLAIFAPFLSTQDPTLVDLSKAKMAPNLVYFFGTDLLGRDIFSRILYALRISLFVGVMAAFFSVLFACVYVFLTRFFAYAFFARVLDMLLALPSLLVIMFFQSFLQGSLWSMIFIIALGHFAFVAKVLDTQLNKFQKMEFYQNAIVLGANKFKALFSELLPACWNLLFVLFVLNIAHAITSEATLSFFGLGVDLFTPSLGNILNEANKAVFLGCWWMILFPIAFILLLILPLLALGNDLQEEIKA comes from the coding sequence ATGCGTAAAATTTGCATAAGCTTGATAATTTTAAGCATATTTTTGGCTATATTTGCTCCATTTTTAAGTACGCAAGATCCAACTTTGGTGGATTTAAGTAAGGCAAAAATGGCACCAAATTTAGTGTATTTTTTTGGCACAGATTTGCTTGGTAGAGATATTTTTAGTAGAATTTTATATGCCTTGCGTATTTCTTTGTTTGTAGGGGTGATGGCAGCATTTTTTAGTGTGCTTTTTGCTTGTGTTTATGTGTTTTTAACAAGATTTTTTGCATATGCATTTTTTGCTAGGGTGCTTGATATGCTTCTAGCACTACCTTCTTTACTTGTGATTATGTTTTTTCAAAGTTTTTTGCAAGGTTCTTTGTGGAGTATGATTTTTATCATCGCTTTGGGGCATTTTGCTTTTGTGGCAAAAGTGCTTGATACTCAGCTTAATAAATTTCAAAAAATGGAATTTTACCAAAATGCTATAGTTTTAGGAGCAAATAAATTCAAAGCATTATTTAGTGAGCTTTTGCCAGCTTGTTGGAATTTGCTTTTTGTGCTTTTTGTTTTAAATATTGCTCATGCTATTACAAGTGAAGCTACTTTGAGTTTTTTTGGCTTAGGGGTGGATCTTTTTACGCCAAGTTTGGGTAATATACTAAATGAAGCAAATAAAGCCGTGTTTTTGGGCTGTTGGTGGATGATACTTTTCCCAATAGCTTTTATACTTTTGCTTATTTTGCCTTTGCTTGCTTTGGGTAATGATTTACAAGAAGAGATTAAAGCATGA
- a CDS encoding NADH-quinone oxidoreductase subunit C: MRKYSDKKNAQLKNYYEDRFYHAPATKKLSTESSAFESDHQILSQEFELKNSFIELDFWVIEINKDDNVAILSKLKNLGYSCFTDASAIDFVAQKQGFEVYYQLLNMEKNLRVRIKTFVGLKERLQSVMSVFKGANWCEREIYDMFGIFIINHPNLKRLLMPDDWYGHPFLKSYPLHGDEFAKWYEIDKIFGKEYREVVGEENRDPGFVDEKDTLNFSRIYHEVGKGEVPREDKYLQEYQEEGGVPFVKKAKRTQVKILDKRR; the protein is encoded by the coding sequence ATGAGAAAATATAGCGATAAGAAAAATGCTCAGCTAAAAAATTATTATGAAGATAGATTTTACCATGCACCTGCAACTAAAAAACTAAGCACAGAGAGTAGTGCTTTTGAGAGTGATCATCAAATTTTAAGCCAAGAATTTGAGTTAAAAAATTCTTTTATAGAGCTTGATTTTTGGGTGATTGAAATAAATAAAGATGATAATGTTGCTATTCTTAGTAAGCTTAAAAATTTAGGTTATAGTTGTTTTACTGATGCAAGTGCGATTGATTTTGTTGCTCAAAAACAAGGTTTTGAAGTATATTATCAGCTTTTAAATATGGAGAAAAATTTAAGAGTGAGAATAAAGACTTTTGTTGGTTTAAAAGAAAGACTTCAAAGTGTTATGAGTGTTTTTAAGGGTGCTAATTGGTGTGAGAGAGAAATATATGATATGTTTGGAATTTTCATTATCAATCATCCGAATTTAAAAAGACTTTTAATGCCTGATGATTGGTATGGACATCCTTTTTTAAAAAGCTATCCTTTGCATGGTGATGAATTTGCTAAATGGTATGAGATAGATAAAATTTTTGGAAAAGAATATCGCGAGGTTGTAGGTGAGGAAAATAGAGATCCAGGTTTTGTAGATGAAAAAGACACGCTAAACTTTAGCAGAATTTATCATGAGGTTGGTAAAGGCGAAGTCCCAAGAGAAGATAAATATCTACAAGAATATCAAGAAGAAGGTGGCGTGCCTTTTGTGAAAAAAGCCAAAAGAACGCAAGTAAAAATTTTAGATAAGAGAAGATAA